A single Capsicum annuum cultivar UCD-10X-F1 unplaced genomic scaffold, UCD10Xv1.1 ctg83390, whole genome shotgun sequence DNA region contains:
- the LOC107857862 gene encoding F-box/LRR-repeat protein 25-like codes for MSKQDQSPDSCGDDENSKSLLKQNAPQKKVKIETECDEIDCIDWISQLPDELVIKILSLLSVTDAFRTCSLSKRWQYLCNFIDNFIYDNEECSCSDSTTVHKFISLTDNVLPRLSCSSVKKFRLKFAFDHDDGVSYNPKIDKWLEFAVHNLPQDLCSSSSIVKLECENCRISEDCVLNWISLKSLTLGYLFIREEHIEQIMSNCPQLESLKLNGFYGFKRLHMTSPKCMRLDHYHPDGHWGSFEYDCSFEIIAPYVQHLRVSGNFEDAKIRLGNFSTFVHASLTFSRYEYDAIDENIVKDLLVTVRCANELMLSSWFIKEISDLMFEEEDVFFEFLPLLECRRLTISSYITQYSLSGLDNLLRSTPYPENLMIFPDYVPKIS; via the exons ATGAGCAAGCAAGACCAATCCCCTGACAGTTGTGGTGATGATGAAAATTCTAAAAGCCTGCTTAAACAAAACGCACCTCAGAAAAAAGTGAAGATTGAGACAGAATGTGATGAAATTGATTGCATTGATTGGATAAGTCAGTTACCTGATGAACTTGTTATCAAAATTCTTTCTCTACTGTCCGTAACAGATGCCTTTAGGACATGTAGTCTCTCTAAACGTTGGCAATACCTCTGTAATTTTATTGACAACTTTATTTATGACAACGAGGAGTGCAGTTGTTCAGACAGCACGACAGTGCACAAATTCATTTCCTTAACGGACAATGTATTACCTCGCCTTAGCTGCTCTAGCGTTAAAAAGTTCAGACTAAAATTTGCCTTCGACCATGATGATGGTGTGTCTTATAATCCCAAAATTGATAAGTGGCTTGAATTTGCTGTGCATAA CTTGCCACAAGATCTATGCAGCAGCTCATCAATTGTAAAACTTGAATGCGAGAATTGCAGAATATCAGAAGACTGTGTTCTAAATTGGATATCCCTGAAAAGTTTAACACTGGGATATTTGTTCATACGGGAGGAACACATTGAGCAAATAATGTCAAATTGTCCTCAATTAGAATCTTTGAAGCTAAATGGCTTTTATGGTTTCAAACGTTTGCACATGACTTCTCCTAAATGTATGAGACTGGATCACTATCATCCTGACGGACACTGGGGTTCATTCGAATATGATTGTTCCTTTGAAATTATTGCTCCATATGTTCAACATTTAAGGGTTTCTGGGAATTTTGAAGATGCAAAAATTAGGCTCGGGAACTTTTCAACTTTCGTACACGCCAGTCTTACTTTTAGTCGCTATGAATATGATGCAATTGATGAAAACATAGTGAAAGATCTTTTGGTAACCGTACGTTGTGCTAATGAGCTAATGCTCTCATCTTGGTTTATCAAG GAGATTTCCGATTTGATGTTTGAAGAGGAAGATGTCTTCTTTGAGTTCTTACCGTTGCTGGAGTGTAGACGGTTGACAATAAGTTCTTATATTACACAATATTCCTTATCCGGATTAGACAACCTCTTAAGGTCAACTCCATATCCGGAAAATTTGATGATATTTCCTGATTATGTCCCG AAAATTTCATAA